One stretch of Balneola sp. MJW-20 DNA includes these proteins:
- a CDS encoding M28 family peptidase — MNNFLTGSLAILLLVSCTENHSSRLKFSNKGREVPAFSSDSAYQHISDILNIGDRVPGTPSHTMTKEHLLNYMQSKAGNRAVYAQNFTKIVYGDTLRLTNIIAAFNPLAKDRILLCAHWDSRPRSEEDPEYPEKPLPGADDGGSGVAVLMELARQFSVNNPPIGVDIVLFDGEDYGMPDDLDNYFLGSRYWAANPPVPGYSPRFGILLDMVGAENAVFPKEGYSMAYAPNLVNEVWEIGALQGKDDLFIDETAPSISDDHTIINMETNIPMIDIINLSGNNEEGSIFPVHWHTQKDDIEIIDKEVLEAVGNVLMELIYNRL; from the coding sequence ATGAATAACTTTCTCACAGGATCTCTGGCAATCTTATTACTGGTATCCTGTACAGAAAATCATTCATCCCGACTTAAGTTCAGTAATAAGGGAAGGGAAGTTCCTGCTTTTTCTTCCGATTCAGCTTATCAGCATATTTCTGACATTTTGAATATAGGTGACAGGGTACCGGGTACTCCTTCACACACTATGACCAAAGAACATCTGCTGAATTATATGCAAAGTAAAGCGGGGAACCGTGCAGTATATGCTCAGAATTTTACCAAGATCGTGTATGGTGATACTCTTCGATTAACCAATATAATCGCTGCATTCAATCCGCTAGCTAAAGACCGGATCTTATTATGCGCACACTGGGACTCACGTCCGCGATCTGAAGAGGACCCTGAATATCCAGAGAAACCTTTACCGGGTGCAGATGACGGGGGATCCGGTGTCGCTGTTCTTATGGAGCTAGCTCGCCAGTTCTCTGTGAATAATCCTCCGATAGGCGTAGATATCGTCTTATTTGATGGAGAGGATTACGGAATGCCGGATGATCTGGATAATTATTTCCTGGGATCGAGGTACTGGGCCGCAAATCCCCCGGTACCAGGATATTCACCTAGATTTGGAATATTGCTGGATATGGTAGGGGCTGAAAACGCGGTATTCCCCAAAGAAGGATACTCTATGGCTTATGCACCTAACCTAGTGAACGAAGTCTGGGAAATCGGGGCTTTACAAGGAAAGGATGATCTCTTTATTGATGAAACAGCCCCATCTATCTCTGATGATCATACGATCATCAATATGGAAACAAATATCCCTATGATCGATATCATAAATCTTTCGGGTAATAATGAAGAGGGAAGCATATTTCCTGTTCACTGGCACACTCAGAAAGATGATATAGAGATCATAGACAAGGAAGTACTGGAAGCAGTTGGTAATGTACTAATGGAACTTATTTATAACCGTTTATGA
- the prmA gene encoding 50S ribosomal protein L11 methyltransferase, which yields MSEHLQLTIVIDDDLQEYLIADLFDMDFEGFEQLDNKLIATIPAARFDDMKREELERILISYGQNFLIEKEEILGEQNWNEEWEKTIQPQQIGDFYVHPTWSSSESTEGLTDLIIDPKLAFGTGYHPTTRLILKLLPGFIEEGDKVLDAGTGTGILGIAALKIGASEVLGFDIDEWSRTNATENILLNEVENFEVKLGSVETIPQDEEYDLILANINRNALTEMIPDLLEHLKSNGYLILSGLLKEDEEYIKKLDALADLSLLVTKSEDEWIAMAYRT from the coding sequence ATGAGTGAACACCTGCAGCTTACTATAGTAATCGATGATGATCTTCAGGAATATCTGATCGCAGATCTTTTTGATATGGATTTTGAAGGTTTTGAACAACTTGATAATAAACTGATTGCGACTATTCCTGCTGCTCGTTTCGATGATATGAAAAGAGAAGAGCTTGAGAGAATACTGATAAGTTATGGTCAGAACTTCTTAATAGAGAAAGAAGAGATACTGGGAGAGCAGAACTGGAATGAGGAGTGGGAAAAGACCATACAACCACAGCAAATAGGGGATTTTTATGTACATCCTACCTGGTCTTCGTCAGAAAGCACAGAAGGTCTGACTGACCTGATCATTGATCCGAAATTGGCTTTTGGAACGGGATATCATCCTACCACACGATTGATATTGAAGTTGCTTCCCGGTTTTATTGAGGAGGGTGACAAAGTGCTTGATGCGGGGACAGGAACCGGCATACTGGGCATTGCAGCGCTTAAGATAGGAGCCTCAGAGGTATTAGGATTTGACATTGACGAGTGGTCGCGGACTAATGCCACTGAAAACATACTCCTAAATGAGGTGGAGAATTTTGAGGTTAAGCTGGGTTCGGTTGAGACCATCCCGCAGGATGAAGAATATGACCTGATACTGGCTAATATTAACAGGAATGCACTTACGGAAATGATCCCTGACCTGTTAGAACACCTGAAAAGTAACGGGTATTTGATCTTATCAGGATTGTTGAAAGAAGACGAAGAATATATTAAGAAGCTGGATGCGCTCGCGGATTTGAGCCTGCTGGTTACTAAATCAGAAGATGAATGGATCGCAATGGCATACAGAACATGA
- a CDS encoding Ppx/GppA family phosphatase produces MRAAIDIGTNTVLLLIAETRKNKFRVVEEKQHIPRLGKGVDKDKKISDEAADRVIHALKDYHDYLDSEFPQLKNIVVTATSAVRDATNKKSFLEAIKKETGLDVRILSGPEEAEWTAAGALSTLNGKASVRSLIIDIGGGSTEVVRMRKDAVIDSHSFDMGSVRFTERFLKSDPPTPDQISKCREAIRKYFLKRPFEDTSGHSGIGVAGTCTSLAAILNETDKYDPVAVNGAKFTLRQLQGVIHRFAKLTSGEIESLFPTILKGRADIILAGLLILEGFMIHFKLKDLLVSTGGIRHGAILKTFH; encoded by the coding sequence ATGAGAGCAGCAATCGATATTGGTACCAACACCGTTTTATTATTGATCGCAGAAACCAGAAAAAACAAATTCAGAGTAGTAGAGGAAAAACAGCATATACCCAGACTTGGGAAGGGAGTGGATAAAGATAAAAAGATCAGTGATGAGGCAGCCGATCGTGTGATACATGCACTCAAAGATTATCACGATTACCTGGACTCAGAATTCCCGCAACTAAAGAATATTGTGGTTACGGCCACCAGCGCTGTGCGTGATGCAACAAACAAAAAATCATTTCTTGAAGCTATAAAAAAGGAAACCGGACTTGACGTGAGGATCCTAAGCGGTCCGGAAGAAGCCGAGTGGACTGCAGCAGGTGCACTATCCACCCTTAATGGAAAAGCCAGTGTCAGGTCATTGATCATCGATATAGGAGGCGGCTCTACAGAAGTGGTCAGAATGAGAAAAGACGCAGTAATAGACAGTCATTCATTCGATATGGGCTCAGTACGATTTACGGAAAGGTTTCTTAAAAGTGACCCGCCAACACCTGACCAGATCAGTAAATGCAGGGAAGCAATCAGGAAATATTTTCTGAAGAGACCTTTTGAAGATACCAGTGGTCATTCCGGAATCGGAGTAGCAGGAACCTGTACATCCCTGGCCGCAATATTAAATGAAACTGATAAATACGATCCGGTTGCAGTGAACGGAGCTAAATTTACCTTACGGCAACTGCAAGGGGTCATACATCGCTTTGCAAAACTCACATCAGGCGAGATAGAATCATTATTTCCAACAATTCTGAAGGGAAGAGCTGATATAATACTGGCGGGACTGTTGATCCTGGAGGGATTTATGATCCATTTTAAGCTTAAAGATCTGCTGGTTTCAACCGGCGGAATTCGTCACGGCGCTATTCTAAAAACATTTCATTAG
- a CDS encoding outer membrane beta-barrel protein, which produces MKKITTILFAGLLSIVMVNTADAQIEVGAGLVLGTGAYDGAGDVNNDIGLKVDGRYDINEQIAVGADFTFFFPKDESGVKFKLSALNLNGFYDFLNEEEFNLYGLAGLNIAFWEIEFPDVGGFFGGGSISDTEIGLNIGAGAEYVMNFGNLFGEVKYVISDLDQLVIAAGVRIPVGGN; this is translated from the coding sequence ATGAAAAAGATAACTACTATACTTTTTGCGGGTTTACTTAGCATTGTGATGGTGAACACTGCAGACGCACAAATTGAGGTCGGAGCCGGCCTTGTTCTGGGTACCGGTGCATACGACGGAGCCGGTGATGTAAACAATGATATTGGACTTAAGGTAGATGGTCGATACGATATCAATGAGCAAATAGCTGTCGGAGCAGACTTCACTTTTTTCTTCCCTAAGGATGAATCAGGTGTAAAATTTAAGTTGTCTGCACTTAACCTGAATGGATTTTATGACTTCCTGAACGAGGAAGAATTTAATCTCTATGGCTTGGCAGGCTTAAATATCGCGTTCTGGGAAATCGAGTTTCCTGATGTTGGAGGATTTTTCGGTGGAGGAAGTATTTCTGATACGGAAATTGGGCTTAACATTGGAGCCGGTGCAGAATACGTGATGAATTTCGGTAATTTATTTGGCGAAGTTAAGTACGTAATATCTGATCTGGATCAGCTGGTTATTGCTGCCGGAGTAAGAATACCGGTAGGCGGCAACTAG
- a CDS encoding RNA polymerase sigma factor — translation MSDSSVSNNSPRENASASSLEDDKLVDQALKGNESAYAKLVDKYDRSLYFHIRKMIKEKELVEDLVQEVFMKAFHNLSSYSNEYAFSTWLYRIATNHTIDYLRKKKLQTLSIDQPFKTGDGEMEMQLPDTNFSTDEPVIKKERKNIVQNAIQDLPEKYRLVIEMRHMEEKSYQEISEILDLPLGTVKAHIFRARELLYKALVDKKDKF, via the coding sequence ATGAGTGATTCATCTGTGAGTAACAATTCACCCCGCGAAAACGCCTCTGCCAGTAGTCTGGAAGACGACAAGTTAGTTGATCAAGCCTTGAAGGGGAATGAGTCTGCATATGCTAAATTAGTGGATAAATACGACCGTTCTCTCTATTTCCACATCCGAAAGATGATAAAGGAAAAAGAGCTGGTTGAGGATCTGGTTCAGGAAGTTTTCATGAAAGCTTTCCATAATCTTTCATCCTATTCGAATGAATATGCTTTCTCAACCTGGTTATACCGGATCGCTACCAACCATACTATAGATTACCTGAGAAAGAAAAAGTTACAAACTTTATCTATAGACCAGCCTTTTAAAACAGGGGATGGTGAAATGGAAATGCAGTTACCGGATACCAATTTCTCCACTGATGAGCCGGTAATAAAGAAAGAGAGAAAGAATATTGTTCAGAATGCTATTCAGGATCTGCCCGAAAAATACAGGCTGGTCATAGAAATGAGACACATGGAAGAAAAGAGCTATCAGGAGATCTCTGAGATCTTAGATCTTCCTCTTGGTACCGTTAAAGCACACATATTTCGTGCACGGGAACTTCTTTATAAAGCCCTGGTTGATAAGAAAGATAAGTTCTGA
- the queG gene encoding tRNA epoxyqueuosine(34) reductase QueG — protein sequence MQASADLKSIIRNKAIEIGFDACGFAEAQKLEKESYRLEEWLEQGRHASMNWMSNHFEKRTDPTLLVPGSRTVISVLSSYYHPDQKELIGNKKDLLIAKYAQGRDYHKVVKKNLRNLFQFIDELTGGLQGRYFVDSAPVLDKAWAVRSGLGWIGKNSNLLNKNTGSYFFIGEIICDLKLDPDQPVSDHCGSCTRCIDSCPTNAIYEPYRVDASKCISYHTIEHKGALDPEYENAMENWIFGCDICQDVCPWNSKSITANFPDLHPRKEILDMSKEDWFLLGKKQFDKIFEGSPVKRTGYQGLKRNIKNTKF from the coding sequence GCCCAAAAATTAGAGAAGGAATCCTATCGACTTGAGGAATGGCTTGAACAAGGTCGCCATGCCTCCATGAACTGGATGTCCAATCATTTTGAAAAGAGAACAGACCCTACCCTCCTGGTTCCCGGATCCAGAACGGTCATATCCGTACTAAGCAGTTATTATCATCCTGACCAAAAAGAGCTGATCGGGAATAAGAAAGATCTTCTAATTGCAAAATATGCACAGGGACGTGATTACCACAAAGTGGTTAAGAAAAACCTCAGGAACTTATTTCAGTTTATTGATGAGTTAACCGGGGGTTTACAGGGCCGTTATTTTGTTGATTCAGCCCCTGTTCTTGACAAAGCCTGGGCCGTAAGATCAGGACTTGGATGGATCGGTAAGAACTCAAATCTTCTGAATAAAAATACGGGTTCTTACTTTTTTATTGGGGAGATCATTTGTGATCTGAAGTTAGATCCCGACCAGCCTGTCAGTGATCACTGCGGAAGCTGTACCCGATGCATAGATTCTTGTCCTACCAACGCCATATATGAGCCTTACCGCGTGGATGCATCTAAATGCATCTCTTACCATACCATTGAACATAAAGGGGCTTTAGATCCTGAATATGAGAATGCCATGGAAAACTGGATCTTCGGATGTGATATCTGTCAGGATGTTTGCCCGTGGAATTCTAAATCAATAACTGCAAATTTTCCGGATCTTCATCCTCGCAAGGAAATTCTGGACATGAGCAAAGAGGACTGGTTTCTACTTGGAAAAAAACAGTTCGATAAGATCTTTGAAGGCAGCCCTGTAAAAAGGACAGGCTATCAAGGACTGAAAAGGAATATTAAGAATACTAAGTTCTGA